A stretch of Prunus dulcis chromosome 6, ALMONDv2, whole genome shotgun sequence DNA encodes these proteins:
- the LOC117631314 gene encoding GPI mannosyltransferase 2 isoform X2, producing the protein MTQTKTSPKLHHETTVIKSAIISRLIVLTLILLWRTLLSPYDTSAPINPNCLSNNSSQPNVDLQQQQHVLLPSLGSAIESSIVWDSVYFVRIAQCGYEYEQTYAFFPLLPLCISLLSRTVLAPLVPVIGQRAVLGLSGFVINNIAFVIVAVYLYRLSVIILKDHDAALRASILFCFNPASIFYSSIYSETLYALFSVGGLYHLISGKDVIAVLWFALSGFSRSNGIINAGYFCFQTMHQAYDAVFLRKRAFVVVGGALRCICIFVPFVAFQAYGYNNICLGHLPNNMSPWCKARVPLLYNYIQSHYWGVGFLRYFQVKQLPNFLLASPILSLALCSIVHYAKLKPEIFFSLGFCAPPEHKDSAAVFFSFAENSSNSRENCNLKARKQVTKDGTSLLPEEYKLSAKQGYLSAAVLPCILHLGFMAATAFFVMHVQVATRFLSFSPPLYWFASYIMKSPGTGKRWGYIVWAYSAAYFLLGSLLFSNFYPFT; encoded by the exons atgacTCAGACCAAAACCTCACCGAAACTCCACCATGAAACCACAGTAATCAAATCAGCAATCATATCTAGACTCATAGTCTTGACTCTGATCCTCCTATGGCGGACCCTCTTGAGCCCCTACGACACCTCCGCCCCCATCAACCCCAATTGCCTATCCAACAACTCCTCACAACCCAACGTTGAtcttcaacaacaacaacacgTTCTCTTGCCTTCTCTGGGTTCAGCTATTGAATCCAGCATTGTCTGGGATAGTGTCTACTTTGTTCGAATTGCACAATGTGGCTACGAGTACGAGCAGACCTATGCTTTCTTCCCCCTCCTTCCTCTTTGCATTTCACTGCTATCTCGCACAG TTTTGGCGCCGCTGGTTCCAGTTATTGGGCAAAGAGCTGTATTGGGATTATCCGGCTTTGTGATCAATAACATTGCCTTTGTAATTGTGGCGGTTTATTTATACAG GCTTTCAGTTATTATTTTGAAGGATCATGACGCAGCATTGAGagcttcaattttgttttgcttcaaCCCAGCTTCCATATTTTATTCATcaat ATATTCCGAGACTTTGTACGCCCTATTTTCAGTTGGAGGATTGTACCATCTAATATCTGGAAAAGATGTTATTGCTGTTCTTTGGTTTGCCCTCTCGGGATTTTCAAGGTCCAATGGAATAATCAATGCTGGTTATTTCTGTTTTCAGACTATGCATCAGGCTTATGATGCCGTTTTCTTGAGAAAGCGTGCTTTT GTTGTTGTTGGTGGAGCTCTGCGTTGTATATGTAtttttgttccttttgttGCATTTCAAGCCTACGGATACAACAATATCTGTCTTGGACATCTTCCAAATAATATGAGTCCCTGGTGCAAAGCAAGAGTACCTTTGCTGTACAATTATATTCAAAGTCATTACTG GGGAGTCGGTTTCTTGAGATACTTCCAAGTTAAACAGTTACCAAACTTTCTGCTGGCATCGCCAATATTGTCTCTGGCACTTTGCTCAATTGTCCATTACGCAAAGTTAAAGCCtgaaattttcttctctttgggTTTCTGTGCTCCTCCTGAGCATAAAGATTCTGCTGCtgtgttcttttcttttgcggAAAACTCTTCCAACAGTCGGG AAAATTGCAATCTCAAAGCAAGGAAGCAAGTGACCAAAGATGGTACATCTCTACTCCCAGAAGAATATAAACTATCAGCAAAGCAAGGATATTTGTCCGCTGCTGTACTTCCATGTATTCTACATTTGGGATTTATGGCAGCCACAGCATTTTTTGTCATGCATGTGCAG GTTGCGACTCGTTTCTTATCTTTCAGCCCTCCTCTGTATTGGTTTGCCTCATATATAATGAAATCTCCTGGTACTGGTAAGAGATGGGGATATATAGTTTGGGCATACTCTGCAGCCTACTTTCTTCTAGGAAGTTTGCTCTTTTCAAACTTCTATCCTTTCACTTGA
- the LOC117631314 gene encoding GPI mannosyltransferase 2 isoform X1, which produces MTQTKTSPKLHHETTVIKSAIISRLIVLTLILLWRTLLSPYDTSAPINPNCLSNNSSQPNVDLQQQQHVLLPSLGSAIESSIVWDSVYFVRIAQCGYEYEQTYAFFPLLPLCISLLSRTVLAPLVPVIGQRAVLGLSGFVINNIAFVIVAVYLYRLSVIILKDHDAALRASILFCFNPASIFYSSIYSETLYALFSVGGLYHLISGKDVIAVLWFALSGFSRSNGIINAGYFCFQTMHQAYDAVFLRKRAFLALQVVVGGALRCICIFVPFVAFQAYGYNNICLGHLPNNMSPWCKARVPLLYNYIQSHYWGVGFLRYFQVKQLPNFLLASPILSLALCSIVHYAKLKPEIFFSLGFCAPPEHKDSAAVFFSFAENSSNSRENCNLKARKQVTKDGTSLLPEEYKLSAKQGYLSAAVLPCILHLGFMAATAFFVMHVQVATRFLSFSPPLYWFASYIMKSPGTGKRWGYIVWAYSAAYFLLGSLLFSNFYPFT; this is translated from the exons atgacTCAGACCAAAACCTCACCGAAACTCCACCATGAAACCACAGTAATCAAATCAGCAATCATATCTAGACTCATAGTCTTGACTCTGATCCTCCTATGGCGGACCCTCTTGAGCCCCTACGACACCTCCGCCCCCATCAACCCCAATTGCCTATCCAACAACTCCTCACAACCCAACGTTGAtcttcaacaacaacaacacgTTCTCTTGCCTTCTCTGGGTTCAGCTATTGAATCCAGCATTGTCTGGGATAGTGTCTACTTTGTTCGAATTGCACAATGTGGCTACGAGTACGAGCAGACCTATGCTTTCTTCCCCCTCCTTCCTCTTTGCATTTCACTGCTATCTCGCACAG TTTTGGCGCCGCTGGTTCCAGTTATTGGGCAAAGAGCTGTATTGGGATTATCCGGCTTTGTGATCAATAACATTGCCTTTGTAATTGTGGCGGTTTATTTATACAG GCTTTCAGTTATTATTTTGAAGGATCATGACGCAGCATTGAGagcttcaattttgttttgcttcaaCCCAGCTTCCATATTTTATTCATcaat ATATTCCGAGACTTTGTACGCCCTATTTTCAGTTGGAGGATTGTACCATCTAATATCTGGAAAAGATGTTATTGCTGTTCTTTGGTTTGCCCTCTCGGGATTTTCAAGGTCCAATGGAATAATCAATGCTGGTTATTTCTGTTTTCAGACTATGCATCAGGCTTATGATGCCGTTTTCTTGAGAAAGCGTGCTTTT TTGGCATTGCAGGTTGTTGTTGGTGGAGCTCTGCGTTGTATATGTAtttttgttccttttgttGCATTTCAAGCCTACGGATACAACAATATCTGTCTTGGACATCTTCCAAATAATATGAGTCCCTGGTGCAAAGCAAGAGTACCTTTGCTGTACAATTATATTCAAAGTCATTACTG GGGAGTCGGTTTCTTGAGATACTTCCAAGTTAAACAGTTACCAAACTTTCTGCTGGCATCGCCAATATTGTCTCTGGCACTTTGCTCAATTGTCCATTACGCAAAGTTAAAGCCtgaaattttcttctctttgggTTTCTGTGCTCCTCCTGAGCATAAAGATTCTGCTGCtgtgttcttttcttttgcggAAAACTCTTCCAACAGTCGGG AAAATTGCAATCTCAAAGCAAGGAAGCAAGTGACCAAAGATGGTACATCTCTACTCCCAGAAGAATATAAACTATCAGCAAAGCAAGGATATTTGTCCGCTGCTGTACTTCCATGTATTCTACATTTGGGATTTATGGCAGCCACAGCATTTTTTGTCATGCATGTGCAG GTTGCGACTCGTTTCTTATCTTTCAGCCCTCCTCTGTATTGGTTTGCCTCATATATAATGAAATCTCCTGGTACTGGTAAGAGATGGGGATATATAGTTTGGGCATACTCTGCAGCCTACTTTCTTCTAGGAAGTTTGCTCTTTTCAAACTTCTATCCTTTCACTTGA
- the LOC117631296 gene encoding extensin isoform X1 — protein sequence MGMENRMTAKVEAASSVEPHSVEMSGATISSAASTGTQKVSMFAAKSGFVIPKNKLSGSLVPIFRGSKNLGASDAVSGESKKQIQRKTKWGLDLTQDASVRKGRALAYQTRVDQITQQLKSGMSEAENDEDLPSASQDPHHNSSRHQIDREDVEQLELEKREVIGEILKLNPSYKAPPDYKPLLKEATVPIPVKEYPRYNFVGLIYGPGSDNQKQLEKETGAKIQVYGTKAGTGEKVEIKPSDGSEVQGGYEKLYVHISADTFEKVDAAVAVLELLVTSVSGNLASVSGDNPHAPSQGPDATSPNMVPTMLNQGIVQPVAGPTQTPPNGQFQYPGPFFSTGPSSTPMNIPGYIPLDSSRPIFNNPSYQSTSPFNSTHLPSLFGPPPALVSPRQNPPTQVLQHLYMAQTRPGYVGPPRNLSLMSPQPSSVQTNISAPLTFMGNRPPPTGQPSNIGPFVQHVSNHPHGPFGNSTGWSSGVPAPQPGLVSMPPPSNISTANMVSSVAFPPGPSTLLSSAPVNHAAPNFTSIPRPQVGIPSTLAASMLPMPAVAQPKPFMSPLSGSVPAHSTGQVTSLAPSMQPRVPILVTGSVPNFTPPKPPRMTAPSPGDFTFQPQRPPNPSFQPVPQPSSHYAAHNASPARPMVPQPSPQAPSFQLPVQNMTPQLGSEVLSRPQVGDHMGQPPSAHISTVPFARNSTAISVPPRHATFLDTSPVAPRTPHLPMRPRNFNPAHQMPNFPNPLPPRPGNHIQIQQNYPAHSTRPEMPQAPNQQFNNNLAFASGKPASRPGGQQLYDPFSPTSMSTATQQQGGNPAKMGK from the exons ATGGGAATGGAGAACAGGATGACTGCAAAGGTTGAAGCTGCATCTTCAGTTGAACCTCACAGTGTTGAGATGTCTGGGGCAACTATTTCATCTGCAGCATCAACTGGTACTCAAAAGGTCTCTATGTTTGCTGCTAAGTCTGGATTTGTTATACCGAAAAACAAGCTGTCGGGCTCACTTGTACCCATCTTCCGCGGAAGTAAAAACCTAGGCGCCAGTGATGCAGTTAGTGGAGAAAGTAAGAAACAGATTCagaggaaaacaaaatggGGCCTTGATCTGACGCAAGATGCTTCCGTAAGAAAGGGAAGAGCCTTAGCTTATCAG ACTCGGGTGGATCAAATTACACAACAGCTGAAATCTGGAATGTCAGAGGCTGAGAATGATGAGGACTTACCATCAGCATCTCAAGATCCACACCACAACTCCTCTAGGCATCAAATTGACAGAGAG GACGTAGAACAGTTGGAACTTGAAAAGCGAGAAGTCATAG GTGAAATATTAAAGTTGAATCCAAGTTACAAGGCCCCACCTGATTATAAACCTTTGTTAAAAGAGGCCACTGTTCCTATTCCT GTGAAAGAATATCCTAGATACAATTTTGTTGGCCTTATATATGGTCCTGGAAGTGATAATCAGAAGCAATTAGAAAAG GAAACTGGAGCCAAGATTCAAGTCTATGGTACCAAAGCAGGGACAGGAGAGAAG GTTGAAATAAAACCATCTGATGGGAGTGAAGTCCAGGGTGGATATGAAAAGTTGTACGTTCATATATCAGCTGACACATTTGAGAAAGTAGATGCAGCAGTTGCTGTACTTGAACTGCTAGTGACTTCTGTATCC GGAAATCTGGCATCAGTTTCTGGTGATAATCCTCATGCTCCTAGTCAAGGCCCGGACGCTACCAGCCCCAATATGGTTCCTACTATGTTAAACCAGGGAATTGTGCAACCAGTGGCAGGACCTACACAAACTCCACCAAATGGGCAGTTTCAGTACCCTGGTCCATTTTTCTCTACTGGCCCCTCTTCCACTCCAATGAATATACCTGGTTACATTCCACTCGATTCTTCAAGACCAATTTTCAACAATCCTTCCTATCAATCAACATCACCCTTCAACTCTACACACTTGCCTTCATTATTTGGGCCTCCACCAGCTCTTGTTTCCCCTAGACAAAACCCACCAACACAAGTTTTGCAGCATTTGTATATGGCTCAGACCCGCCCTGGTTATGTTGGCCCGCCAAGAAATCTTTCTTTGATGTCTCCCCAGCCTTCGTCAGTTCAAACTAATATTTCAGCTCCACTCACATTCATGGGAAACCGACCCCCACCAACAGGCCAACCCTCTAATATCGGTCCATTTGTGCAACATGTGTCTAATCATCCACATGGACCTTTTGGGAATTCTACTGGATGGTCAAGCGGAGTACCTGCACCACAACCAGGTCTTGTGTCTATGCCACCACCTTCAAATATATCAACGGCCAATATGGTTTCTTCTGTTGCCTTTCCGCCTGGGCCTTCCACTCTGTTATCAAGTGCTCCTGTAAACCATGCAGCACCAAATTTTACTTCTATTCCACGGCCTCAAGTGGGAATTCCTTCTACATTAGCAGCTTCTATGCTTCCAATGCCTGCAGTTGCACAACCTAAACCATTTATGAGCCCTTTATCAGGTTCTGTTCCAGCTCATTCAACAGGACAAGTTACATCTCTAGCCCCATCTATGCAACCAAGAGTGCCAATTCTTGTTACTGGAAGTGTTCCGAATTTCACCCCCCCAAAACCTCCAAGGATGACAGCTCCAAGCCCTGGCGATTTCACTTTTCAGCCTCAGCGGCCACCGAATCCATCCTTCCAACCAGTTCCCCAGCCAAGCAGTCACTATGCAGCACACAATGCTTCTCCTGCTAGACCAATGGTTCCTCAACCATCACCTCAGGCACCGTCTTTCCAGTTGCCTGTGCAAAATATGACTCCGCAGCTGGGAAGTGAGGTGTTATCGAGGCCACAGGTTGGTGACCACATGGGTCAACCTCCATCAGCTCATATATCTACTGTTCCCTTTGCCAGAAATTCAACTGCCATCTCAGTTCCTCCCAGACATGCAACATTTCTAGACACCAGTCCTGTTGCACCTAGGACGCCACACCTGCCAATGAGACCAAGGAACTTCAATCCAGCCCACCAAATGCCCAATTTTCCCAATCCTCTGCCCCCAAGGCCGGGAAATCATATTCAAATTCAGCAAAATTATCCTGCTCACTCGACTCGTCCTGAGATGCCACAGGCTCCAAATCAACAGTTCAACAACAATCTTGCATTTGCCTCTGGTAAGCCAGCGTCTAGGCCTGGAGGACAGCAACTTTATGATCCGTTCTCGCCCACTTCCATGTCTACTGCAACTCAACAGCAGGGAGGCAATCCAGCAAAGATGGGAAAGTAG
- the LOC117631296 gene encoding extensin isoform X2: MTAKVEAASSVEPHSVEMSGATISSAASTGTQKVSMFAAKSGFVIPKNKLSGSLVPIFRGSKNLGASDAVSGESKKQIQRKTKWGLDLTQDASVRKGRALAYQTRVDQITQQLKSGMSEAENDEDLPSASQDPHHNSSRHQIDREDVEQLELEKREVIGEILKLNPSYKAPPDYKPLLKEATVPIPVKEYPRYNFVGLIYGPGSDNQKQLEKETGAKIQVYGTKAGTGEKVEIKPSDGSEVQGGYEKLYVHISADTFEKVDAAVAVLELLVTSVSGNLASVSGDNPHAPSQGPDATSPNMVPTMLNQGIVQPVAGPTQTPPNGQFQYPGPFFSTGPSSTPMNIPGYIPLDSSRPIFNNPSYQSTSPFNSTHLPSLFGPPPALVSPRQNPPTQVLQHLYMAQTRPGYVGPPRNLSLMSPQPSSVQTNISAPLTFMGNRPPPTGQPSNIGPFVQHVSNHPHGPFGNSTGWSSGVPAPQPGLVSMPPPSNISTANMVSSVAFPPGPSTLLSSAPVNHAAPNFTSIPRPQVGIPSTLAASMLPMPAVAQPKPFMSPLSGSVPAHSTGQVTSLAPSMQPRVPILVTGSVPNFTPPKPPRMTAPSPGDFTFQPQRPPNPSFQPVPQPSSHYAAHNASPARPMVPQPSPQAPSFQLPVQNMTPQLGSEVLSRPQVGDHMGQPPSAHISTVPFARNSTAISVPPRHATFLDTSPVAPRTPHLPMRPRNFNPAHQMPNFPNPLPPRPGNHIQIQQNYPAHSTRPEMPQAPNQQFNNNLAFASGKPASRPGGQQLYDPFSPTSMSTATQQQGGNPAKMGK, translated from the exons ATGACTGCAAAGGTTGAAGCTGCATCTTCAGTTGAACCTCACAGTGTTGAGATGTCTGGGGCAACTATTTCATCTGCAGCATCAACTGGTACTCAAAAGGTCTCTATGTTTGCTGCTAAGTCTGGATTTGTTATACCGAAAAACAAGCTGTCGGGCTCACTTGTACCCATCTTCCGCGGAAGTAAAAACCTAGGCGCCAGTGATGCAGTTAGTGGAGAAAGTAAGAAACAGATTCagaggaaaacaaaatggGGCCTTGATCTGACGCAAGATGCTTCCGTAAGAAAGGGAAGAGCCTTAGCTTATCAG ACTCGGGTGGATCAAATTACACAACAGCTGAAATCTGGAATGTCAGAGGCTGAGAATGATGAGGACTTACCATCAGCATCTCAAGATCCACACCACAACTCCTCTAGGCATCAAATTGACAGAGAG GACGTAGAACAGTTGGAACTTGAAAAGCGAGAAGTCATAG GTGAAATATTAAAGTTGAATCCAAGTTACAAGGCCCCACCTGATTATAAACCTTTGTTAAAAGAGGCCACTGTTCCTATTCCT GTGAAAGAATATCCTAGATACAATTTTGTTGGCCTTATATATGGTCCTGGAAGTGATAATCAGAAGCAATTAGAAAAG GAAACTGGAGCCAAGATTCAAGTCTATGGTACCAAAGCAGGGACAGGAGAGAAG GTTGAAATAAAACCATCTGATGGGAGTGAAGTCCAGGGTGGATATGAAAAGTTGTACGTTCATATATCAGCTGACACATTTGAGAAAGTAGATGCAGCAGTTGCTGTACTTGAACTGCTAGTGACTTCTGTATCC GGAAATCTGGCATCAGTTTCTGGTGATAATCCTCATGCTCCTAGTCAAGGCCCGGACGCTACCAGCCCCAATATGGTTCCTACTATGTTAAACCAGGGAATTGTGCAACCAGTGGCAGGACCTACACAAACTCCACCAAATGGGCAGTTTCAGTACCCTGGTCCATTTTTCTCTACTGGCCCCTCTTCCACTCCAATGAATATACCTGGTTACATTCCACTCGATTCTTCAAGACCAATTTTCAACAATCCTTCCTATCAATCAACATCACCCTTCAACTCTACACACTTGCCTTCATTATTTGGGCCTCCACCAGCTCTTGTTTCCCCTAGACAAAACCCACCAACACAAGTTTTGCAGCATTTGTATATGGCTCAGACCCGCCCTGGTTATGTTGGCCCGCCAAGAAATCTTTCTTTGATGTCTCCCCAGCCTTCGTCAGTTCAAACTAATATTTCAGCTCCACTCACATTCATGGGAAACCGACCCCCACCAACAGGCCAACCCTCTAATATCGGTCCATTTGTGCAACATGTGTCTAATCATCCACATGGACCTTTTGGGAATTCTACTGGATGGTCAAGCGGAGTACCTGCACCACAACCAGGTCTTGTGTCTATGCCACCACCTTCAAATATATCAACGGCCAATATGGTTTCTTCTGTTGCCTTTCCGCCTGGGCCTTCCACTCTGTTATCAAGTGCTCCTGTAAACCATGCAGCACCAAATTTTACTTCTATTCCACGGCCTCAAGTGGGAATTCCTTCTACATTAGCAGCTTCTATGCTTCCAATGCCTGCAGTTGCACAACCTAAACCATTTATGAGCCCTTTATCAGGTTCTGTTCCAGCTCATTCAACAGGACAAGTTACATCTCTAGCCCCATCTATGCAACCAAGAGTGCCAATTCTTGTTACTGGAAGTGTTCCGAATTTCACCCCCCCAAAACCTCCAAGGATGACAGCTCCAAGCCCTGGCGATTTCACTTTTCAGCCTCAGCGGCCACCGAATCCATCCTTCCAACCAGTTCCCCAGCCAAGCAGTCACTATGCAGCACACAATGCTTCTCCTGCTAGACCAATGGTTCCTCAACCATCACCTCAGGCACCGTCTTTCCAGTTGCCTGTGCAAAATATGACTCCGCAGCTGGGAAGTGAGGTGTTATCGAGGCCACAGGTTGGTGACCACATGGGTCAACCTCCATCAGCTCATATATCTACTGTTCCCTTTGCCAGAAATTCAACTGCCATCTCAGTTCCTCCCAGACATGCAACATTTCTAGACACCAGTCCTGTTGCACCTAGGACGCCACACCTGCCAATGAGACCAAGGAACTTCAATCCAGCCCACCAAATGCCCAATTTTCCCAATCCTCTGCCCCCAAGGCCGGGAAATCATATTCAAATTCAGCAAAATTATCCTGCTCACTCGACTCGTCCTGAGATGCCACAGGCTCCAAATCAACAGTTCAACAACAATCTTGCATTTGCCTCTGGTAAGCCAGCGTCTAGGCCTGGAGGACAGCAACTTTATGATCCGTTCTCGCCCACTTCCATGTCTACTGCAACTCAACAGCAGGGAGGCAATCCAGCAAAGATGGGAAAGTAG
- the LOC117631296 gene encoding extensin isoform X3 codes for MSEAENDEDLPSASQDPHHNSSRHQIDREDVEQLELEKREVIGEILKLNPSYKAPPDYKPLLKEATVPIPVKEYPRYNFVGLIYGPGSDNQKQLEKETGAKIQVYGTKAGTGEKVEIKPSDGSEVQGGYEKLYVHISADTFEKVDAAVAVLELLVTSVSGNLASVSGDNPHAPSQGPDATSPNMVPTMLNQGIVQPVAGPTQTPPNGQFQYPGPFFSTGPSSTPMNIPGYIPLDSSRPIFNNPSYQSTSPFNSTHLPSLFGPPPALVSPRQNPPTQVLQHLYMAQTRPGYVGPPRNLSLMSPQPSSVQTNISAPLTFMGNRPPPTGQPSNIGPFVQHVSNHPHGPFGNSTGWSSGVPAPQPGLVSMPPPSNISTANMVSSVAFPPGPSTLLSSAPVNHAAPNFTSIPRPQVGIPSTLAASMLPMPAVAQPKPFMSPLSGSVPAHSTGQVTSLAPSMQPRVPILVTGSVPNFTPPKPPRMTAPSPGDFTFQPQRPPNPSFQPVPQPSSHYAAHNASPARPMVPQPSPQAPSFQLPVQNMTPQLGSEVLSRPQVGDHMGQPPSAHISTVPFARNSTAISVPPRHATFLDTSPVAPRTPHLPMRPRNFNPAHQMPNFPNPLPPRPGNHIQIQQNYPAHSTRPEMPQAPNQQFNNNLAFASGKPASRPGGQQLYDPFSPTSMSTATQQQGGNPAKMGK; via the exons ATGTCAGAGGCTGAGAATGATGAGGACTTACCATCAGCATCTCAAGATCCACACCACAACTCCTCTAGGCATCAAATTGACAGAGAG GACGTAGAACAGTTGGAACTTGAAAAGCGAGAAGTCATAG GTGAAATATTAAAGTTGAATCCAAGTTACAAGGCCCCACCTGATTATAAACCTTTGTTAAAAGAGGCCACTGTTCCTATTCCT GTGAAAGAATATCCTAGATACAATTTTGTTGGCCTTATATATGGTCCTGGAAGTGATAATCAGAAGCAATTAGAAAAG GAAACTGGAGCCAAGATTCAAGTCTATGGTACCAAAGCAGGGACAGGAGAGAAG GTTGAAATAAAACCATCTGATGGGAGTGAAGTCCAGGGTGGATATGAAAAGTTGTACGTTCATATATCAGCTGACACATTTGAGAAAGTAGATGCAGCAGTTGCTGTACTTGAACTGCTAGTGACTTCTGTATCC GGAAATCTGGCATCAGTTTCTGGTGATAATCCTCATGCTCCTAGTCAAGGCCCGGACGCTACCAGCCCCAATATGGTTCCTACTATGTTAAACCAGGGAATTGTGCAACCAGTGGCAGGACCTACACAAACTCCACCAAATGGGCAGTTTCAGTACCCTGGTCCATTTTTCTCTACTGGCCCCTCTTCCACTCCAATGAATATACCTGGTTACATTCCACTCGATTCTTCAAGACCAATTTTCAACAATCCTTCCTATCAATCAACATCACCCTTCAACTCTACACACTTGCCTTCATTATTTGGGCCTCCACCAGCTCTTGTTTCCCCTAGACAAAACCCACCAACACAAGTTTTGCAGCATTTGTATATGGCTCAGACCCGCCCTGGTTATGTTGGCCCGCCAAGAAATCTTTCTTTGATGTCTCCCCAGCCTTCGTCAGTTCAAACTAATATTTCAGCTCCACTCACATTCATGGGAAACCGACCCCCACCAACAGGCCAACCCTCTAATATCGGTCCATTTGTGCAACATGTGTCTAATCATCCACATGGACCTTTTGGGAATTCTACTGGATGGTCAAGCGGAGTACCTGCACCACAACCAGGTCTTGTGTCTATGCCACCACCTTCAAATATATCAACGGCCAATATGGTTTCTTCTGTTGCCTTTCCGCCTGGGCCTTCCACTCTGTTATCAAGTGCTCCTGTAAACCATGCAGCACCAAATTTTACTTCTATTCCACGGCCTCAAGTGGGAATTCCTTCTACATTAGCAGCTTCTATGCTTCCAATGCCTGCAGTTGCACAACCTAAACCATTTATGAGCCCTTTATCAGGTTCTGTTCCAGCTCATTCAACAGGACAAGTTACATCTCTAGCCCCATCTATGCAACCAAGAGTGCCAATTCTTGTTACTGGAAGTGTTCCGAATTTCACCCCCCCAAAACCTCCAAGGATGACAGCTCCAAGCCCTGGCGATTTCACTTTTCAGCCTCAGCGGCCACCGAATCCATCCTTCCAACCAGTTCCCCAGCCAAGCAGTCACTATGCAGCACACAATGCTTCTCCTGCTAGACCAATGGTTCCTCAACCATCACCTCAGGCACCGTCTTTCCAGTTGCCTGTGCAAAATATGACTCCGCAGCTGGGAAGTGAGGTGTTATCGAGGCCACAGGTTGGTGACCACATGGGTCAACCTCCATCAGCTCATATATCTACTGTTCCCTTTGCCAGAAATTCAACTGCCATCTCAGTTCCTCCCAGACATGCAACATTTCTAGACACCAGTCCTGTTGCACCTAGGACGCCACACCTGCCAATGAGACCAAGGAACTTCAATCCAGCCCACCAAATGCCCAATTTTCCCAATCCTCTGCCCCCAAGGCCGGGAAATCATATTCAAATTCAGCAAAATTATCCTGCTCACTCGACTCGTCCTGAGATGCCACAGGCTCCAAATCAACAGTTCAACAACAATCTTGCATTTGCCTCTGGTAAGCCAGCGTCTAGGCCTGGAGGACAGCAACTTTATGATCCGTTCTCGCCCACTTCCATGTCTACTGCAACTCAACAGCAGGGAGGCAATCCAGCAAAGATGGGAAAGTAG
- the LOC117631707 gene encoding transmembrane protein 45A: MGSLVGHVIPGLGFLLIGLWHLFNHIKLHLHQPNSYRAPPWFPTSKFKYLELIVIMGGSFVSIAMELFISPHKHQPLDDDGTIPSYHLHNFEHASISMTFLVYAAFAIILDKVGPKAQYGLTQLLGAIAFGQQLLLFHLHSADHMGPEGQYHMLLQIVILVSFATTLMGIGLPKSFLVSFVRSLSIFFQGLWLMVMGFMLWTPDLMPKGCFMNSEDGHFVVRCQGEEALHRAKSLVNLQFSWFLVGVSIFGVSFYLALVKFYGEKVDYFSLARQIEEDEDDPADDVESQKKSKLGDSKSFINHMEKTTFVPKDMER; this comes from the coding sequence ATGGGCAGTTTAGTTGGGCATGTTATACCAGGATTGGGGTTTCTTCTCATTGGCTTATGGCACCTATTTAATCACATCAAGCTCCATCTTCACCAACCCAACTCCTACAGAGCTCCACCATGGTTTCCCACCTCCAAATTCAAGTACTTGGAGCTCATCGTAATCATGGGAGGATCCTTTGTCTCCATTGCCATGGAACTCTTCATAAGCCCACATAAACACCAACCTCTTGATGATGATGGAACCATCCCCTCCTACCATCTTCACAACTTTGAACACGCTTCAATTTCCATGACTTTCTTGGTCTATGCAGCTTTTGCAATCATTCTTGACAAAGTAGGCCCAAAAGCCCAATATGGTTTGACCCAACTGCTTGGAGCCATAGCCTTTGGGCAGCagcttcttctctttcatCTTCACTCTGCTGATCACATGGGCCCTGAAGGCCAATACCACATGCTTCTACAGATTGTGATTCTTGTTTCTTTCGCCACAACCCTCATGGGAATTGGTCTCCCTAAGAGTTTCTTGGTCAGCTTTGTGAGGTCACTAAGCATATTTTTCCAAGGTCTTTGGCTTATGGTCATGGGTTTCATGCTTTGGACACCTGACTTGATGCCAAAAGGTTGTTTCATGAACTCGGAGGATGGTCACTTTGTGGTTAGGTGCCAGGGAGAGGAGGCACTTCACAGAGCCAAGTCCTTAGTGAACCTTCAATTTAGCTGGTTCTTGGTGGGAGTATCAATTTTTGGGGTGTCCTTCTATTTGGCACTGGTTAAATTTTATGGAGAAAAGGTTGATTATTTTTCACTGGCAAGGCAAatagaagaagatgaagatgaccCAGCTGATGATGTTGAATCCCAAAAGAAGAGTAAGCTTGGAGACTCAAAGAGTTTTATAAATCATATGGAAAAAACAACCTTTGTGCCCAAAGATATGGAAAGGTAG